A window of the Gossypium arboreum isolate Shixiya-1 chromosome 2, ASM2569848v2, whole genome shotgun sequence genome harbors these coding sequences:
- the LOC108461507 gene encoding (+)-delta-cadinene synthase isozyme A-like, with protein sequence MASQVSQILASPYTSIPCNMENRPKADFHPGIWGDIFLNCLNEDIDTATQLRFEELKEEVRRMLVAPMGDNSTQKLPLIDAVQRLGVYYHFEEEIEDSLEAIYHDNNDVDNDLYTTSLRFRLLREHGFNVSCEVFDKFKDEEGNFMSSITTDVQGLLELYEASYMRVHGEDILNEAISFTTIHLTLAAPTLEYPLSEQVAHALKQSIRRGLPRVEARRYISIYQDIESHNKALLEFAKIDFNLLQLLHRKELSEICRWWKDLDFTKKLPFARDRVVEGYFWIMGVYFEPQYSLGRKMMTKVIAMASIVDDTYDSYATYDELIPYTDAIERWDIKCMDELPEFMKISYKALLDVYEEMEQLMAKQGRQYRVEYARKAMIRLAQAYLLEAKWTHQNYKPTFEEFRDNALPTSGYGMLAITAFVGMGDVITPETFEWATNDPKIITASTIICRFMDDIAEHKFKHRREDDCSAIECYMEQYGVTAQEAYDEFNKHIESSWKDINEGFLKPTEMPVPVLNRSLNLARVMDVLYREGDGYTHVGKAAKGGITSLLIDPIPL encoded by the exons ATGGCTTCACAAGTTTCTCAAATCCTTGCTTCACCCTATACTTCCATTCCATGCAACATGGAAAATCGTCCCAAGGCTGATTTTCACCCTGGCATTTGGGGAGATATCTTCCTCAATTGCCTTAATGAG GATATTGATACTGCAACTCAACTCCGATTTGAAGAATTAAAAGAAGAAGTTAGGCGGATGCTTGTGGCTCCCATGGGTGATAATTCAACCCAAAAGCTGCCCCTTATTGATGCAGTCCAAAGGTTGGGTGTCTATTACCATTTTGAGGAAGAGATTGAAGATTCATTAGAAGCTATATACCATGACAACAATGATGTCGACAATGATCTCTATACCACCTCTCTTCGATTTCGATTACTTAGAGAGCATGGCTTTAATGTCTCATGTG AGGTATTCGATAAGTTCAAAGATGAGGAAGGAAATTTCATGTCATCCATAACCACTGATGTGCAAGGACTGTTGGAGCTTTATGAAGCTTCGTATATGCGGGTGCATGGGGAAGATATATTGAATGAGGCAATTTCTTTCACCACCATTCACCTAACTCTTGCAGCACCGACTTTAGAGTATCCATTGTCGGAACAAGTTGCACATGCCTTAAAACAGTCCATCCGAAGAGGCTTGCCAAGGGTCGAGGCTAGGCGATACATTTCGATATACCAGGATATTGAATCCCATAATAAGGCATTGTTGGAATTTGCAAAGATAGATTTCAACTTGTTACAGCTTTTGCATAGAAAAGAGCTAAGTGAAATTTGTAG gtggTGGAAGGATTTAGACTTTACAAAAAAGTTACCATTTGCGAGAGATAGAGTGGTTGAAGGTTACTTTTGGATAATGGGAGTATACTTTGAGCCACAATACTCTCTTGGTAGAAAGATGATGACAAAAGTAATAGCCATGGCATCCATAGTAGATGATACATATGACTCATATGCAACATATGATGAACTTATTCCCTATACAGATGCAATCGAGAG GTGGGATATTAAATGTATGGATGAGCTCCCAGAATTCATGAAAATAAGCTATAAGGCACTATTAGATGTTTATGAGGAAATGGAGCAACTAATGGCAAAGCAAGGGAGACAATATCGTGTCGAATATGCAAGAAAGGCG ATGATACGACTTGCTCAAGCTTACCTTTTGGAAGCCAAATGGACCCATCAAAACTACAAACCAACATTTGAGGAGTTTAGAGATAATGCATTGCCAACCTCGGGCTATGGCATGCTTGCTATTACAGCTTTTGTGGGCATGGGAGATGTTATAACTCCAGAGACATTTGAATGGGCAACCAATGACCCTAAGATCATCACAGCTTCCACAATAATTTGCAGGTTCATGGATGACATAGCTGAACACAAGTTCAAGCATCGGAGAGAAGATGATTGCTCAGCCATCGAGTGCTACATGGAACAATATGGCGTAACGGCACAAGAGGCATATGACGAATTCAACAAGCATATAGAAAGCTCCTGGAAGGACATTAACGAAGGGTTCCTGAAACCAACAGAAATGCCAGTACCTGTTCTAAATAGAAGTCTCAACCTTGCAAGAGTGATGGATGTGCTTTACAGAGAAGGAGATGGTTATACACATGTTGGCAAAGCTGCTAAAGGTGGGATCACTTCATTGCTCATCGATCCAATTCCACTTTGA
- the LOC108462759 gene encoding uncharacterized protein LOC108462759 — MAKRSAPRRKDNEVNNTSSFNSKAVTVSQPKVATVGQQSSQKQESNTRHERMQFTPIPVTYRELYQNLYDAHAIAPFHLKPLQPPYPKWYDANARCEYHVGISGHSIENCTGFKKAVERLIKNGVLKFESTSNTENPLPNHDNQGVNAIVEAGGKRGKENVAKVRMPLKVMWKEMVKRGIITSEKEGNETRNYCQFHGKEGHETQNCEEFKALVQGFIDNKELQIFEDSSYKREINALEGEQQGISRPRIIISLPGNKEVEAPTVPKVIIHKPNPFPYKDDKRVLWIYDCSIMVPKGESIASASRGTQNEGSYTRSGKRYDERGIRMEPTKTKDVEIEKGKATEIPINESVKEEEAMEFLKFLKHSEYSVVEQLRKQSARISVLALLLSSEVYRDALLNVLNETYVTHDISVNKLDRLVNNISADNFIYFNDDEIPPGGIGSTKALHITTRCKGYTLPSVLVDNGSALNVLPLSTLNRLPIDSSHMKACHNVVKAFDGTERKVMGRIDIPLEIGPNTYEVDFLLVTDGHLISINAEEDIIAAVTNKAPYVEANEKAIECSFRSLEIVNATFISEGSEVLIPNLIEKKGRFGLGFKPNHKHKRQEIEKRQARRKACLNGREIEWEPMTFPPISKSFKLGGLLIEESRQVNVVHNEG; from the exons atggccaaaagatcggccccaagaaGAAAAGACAATGAGGTAAACAACACGAGCAGCTTCAATTCGAAAGCAGTCACGGTTAGTCAGCCCAAAGTAGCCACAGTTGGGCAGCAGAGCTCTCAAAAGCAGGAATCTAACACCAGGCATGAGAGGATGCAATTTACACCTATACCTGTGACGTATCGGGAGCTTTATCAAAACTTATATGATGCGCATGCTATAGCCCCCTTCCACTTGAAACCATTACAGCCTccatatcctaaatggtatgatgcaaatgccagGTGTGAGTATCATGTTGGAATATCGGGGCATTCAATTGAGAATTGTACTGGATTCAAGAAAGCCGTAGAGAGGTTGATCAAGAATGGGGTTTTGAAATTTGAGAGTACTTCAAATACTGAGAACCCTTTGCCGAATCATgacaatcaaggagtgaatgccattgttGAAGCTGGTGGAAAAAGGGGGAAGGAAAATGTTGCTAAAGTAAGGATGCCTTTAAAAGTAATGTGGAAAGAGATGGTAAAAAGAGGGATAATAACCTCTGAGAAAGAAGGAAACGAAACGAGGAACTACTGCCAGTTCCATGGGAAGGAGGGTCATGAGACCCAAAATTGTGAAGAATTTAAAGCCTTGGTGCAAGGTTTCATTGACAATAAAGAGCTACAGATTTTTGAAGATAGCTCTTATAAACGAGAAATAAATGCGTTAGAAGGAGAACAACAAGGAATCAGTCGGCCAAGGATCATTATCTCCCTACCAGGAAATAAGGAAGTAGAGGCACCAACAGTGCCCAAGGTCATCATCCATAAGCCCAATCCTTTTCCTTACAAGGATGACAAGAGGGTGCTTTGGATCTATGACTGCAGTATAATGGTACCAAAGGGAGAGAGTATAGCCAGCGCGTCCAGGGGCACGCAAAATGAAGGTTCCTATACAAGAAGTGGGAAACGTTATGATGAGAGGGGTATCAGAATGGAGCCCACAAAGACGAAAGATGTTGAGATTGAGAAGGGAAAAGCAACCGAAATACCCATTAATGAGTCAGTTAAAGAGGAAGAGGCTATGGAGTTTCTAAAGTTCTTGAAACATAGCGAATATAGCGTGGTCGAGCAGCTGCGTAAGCAATCAGCACGTATATCAGTGTTAGCCCTACTCCTGAGTTCTGAAGTGTATAGGGATGCATTACTAAATGTGCTTaatgaaacatatgtcacccatgacatatcaGTTAACAAGCTAGACCGATTGGTAAACAACATCAGTGCTGATAATTTtatctacttcaatgatgatgaaattccacctgggggcatagggtcaacaaAAGCCCTGCATATTACTACTCGGTGTAAAGGATACACATTACCAAGCGTACTCGTCGATAATGGGTCTGCTTTGAATGTCCTTCCCTTATCCACCTTGAATcgattacccattgacagttcgcatatgaaGGCATGTCATAATGTGGTAAAAGCCTTCGATGGAactgaaaggaaagtaatgggacgaattgacatccctcTGGAGATTGGACCCAATACGTATGAAGTCGACTTCctg ttagtgacagatggacACTTAATATCCATCAATGCAGAGGAGGACATCATAGCAGCAGTCACCAATAAAGCTCCTTATGTGGAGGCAAATGAGAAGGCTATCGAATGTTCTTTTCGCTCCTTGGAAATTGTTAATGCTACCTTCATTTCGGAGGGAAGTGAGGTGTTG ATCCCAAATCTGATTGAAAAGAAGGGTCGCTTTGGCTTAGGCTTCAAGCCAAACCACAAGCACAAGAGGCAGGAAATTGAGAAgcgccaagcgagaagaaaggcGTGTTTGAATGGAAGAGAAATagagtgggaaccgatgacattcccacctatatccaaatcctttaagttAGGAGGATTGCTGATAGAAGAAAGTCGTCAGGTCAATGTTGTACACAATGAGGGATAG